One window of the Solanum stenotomum isolate F172 chromosome 11, ASM1918654v1, whole genome shotgun sequence genome contains the following:
- the LOC125843867 gene encoding TMV resistance protein N-like, producing MAPSSSSASNSQYCPRWKYNVFLSFRGDDTRNNFTSHLNKGLKNRGIATFLDDERLEDGDSISEELVQAIEESQVAVIVFSKNYAKSSWCLNELVKIMECKEKENRQTVIPVFYYVDPSHVRYQSESFAEAFAKYESRYKDDVEGMQKVQGWRNALTAAADLKGHDIHDGINQSMKIDQIVDHISSKFCKSARFLSYLQDVVGINSHLAELKSLLQMEINNVRIVGIWGTGGIGKTTIAKAIFDTLSDQFEAACFLGNVKENVKKNQLHSLQNTLLSELLRKKDDHVNDEYVGKCMIQSRLCSMKVLIVLDDIDHGDHLEYLAGDVGWFGNGSRVIVTTRNRKLIENNDAIYEVPTLPDDDAMQLFNQHAFKKEVPDECFEMFALEVINYAKGLPLALKVWGSMLHKKGVDKWKRIVDKIKKSNSEIFEKLKISYDGLEPGEQKIFLDITCFLRWHERKEVMQILESYDSGAEYILDVLIDKSLVFISEYNYIEMHDLIQDMGKYIVKMQKDSGKPSRVWNVEDFEDVMMHNMGTMAVEAIWFTCFEQLNFDKEVMKNMKMLRILCIRNGYEYSRMTASFFSSDSNCHDGSIEYLSNNLRWFVWYNYPWQLLPKNFNPKRIVHVDLRWSSLHYLWNETKQLPSLRRIDLRGSKSLKRTPDFKGMPNLEYLNLGQCTSLEEVHPSLKYCKKLIELNLSHCESLERFPYVNVESLESLKLENCYSLEKFPEILGSMKLELFIIQQYACHLTELTLFAMKKLVVLPSSICKLKGLLKLNVSFCFKLKSLPEEIGDLENLEELRASLTLISQPPSSIVRLNKLKLLVFANYSNLIDGGLPEDIGSLSTLEDLSLEGNFEHLPQSISELGALLCLSLSGQRLTKLPEFPKQLKTIYADWTNDSICNSLFQNISLLQHDICSSHSLSLRVFVSLGDQRQDDIPSWFNYQGMGASVSVNLPKNWYVSDNFLGFAVCYSGKYYIDDCITAHLIPVCDDGMSSMTQEFSLSNNSEYSYEWNIYFLLVPFGSLWDASNANEKTPNDYGCIKLDSIVHVDDFRETDDDFGKFGVRLLYKNESELCIGIRKSRYEEEASCSSSKKQRLHISNQQ from the exons ATGGcaccatcttcttcttctgcgAGTAATTCACAGTACTGTCCTCGATGGAAGTACAATGTCTTTCTAAGTTTCAGAGGAGATGATACCCGGAATAACTTTACAAGTCACTTGAACAAAGGTTTGAAAAATAGGGGAATAGCCACCTTTCTAGATGATGAAAGACTAGAGGATGGCGATTCCATCTCAGAAGAACTTGTGCAAGCGATAGAAGAGTCTCAAGTTGCTGTAATCGTTTTCTCAAAGAATTATGCTAAGTCAAGTTGGTGCTTGAATGAACTAGTGAAGATTATGGAATGCAAGGAGAAAGAAAATAGACAAACAGTTATACCGGTCTTCTATTACGTGGATCCATCACATGTTCGATACCAAAGTGAGAGCTTTGCAGAAGCATTTGCCAAATATGAATCGAGGTATAAGGATGATGTTGAGGGGATGCAGAAGGTTCAAGGATGGAGGAATGCCCTAACTGCTGCCGCAGATCTAAAAGGACACGATATTCATGACGG GATTAATCAATCGATGAAAATTGATCAGATCGTCGACCACATCTCTTCCAAATTTTGCAAGAGTGCTCGTTTTTTATCTTATTTGCAAGATGTTGTGGGAATAAATTCTCATTTAGCGGAACTAAAATCCCTACTTCAAATGGAAATCAATAATGTTCGGATTGTAGGAATTTGGGGAACAGGCGGAATTGGTAAAACAACTATAGCAAAAGCCATCTTTGATACTCTATCTGATCAATTTGAAGCAGCTTGTTTTCTTGggaatgttaaagaaaatgtaaaaaagaaTCAATTGCATTCTTTACAAAATACCCTTCTCTCTGAActgttaagaaaaaaagatgatCACGTCAACGATGAGTATGTTGGGAAGTGCATGATTCAGAGCAGACTTTGTTCTATGAAGGTGTTGATTGTGCTTGATGACATAGATCATGGTGACCATTTGGAGTATTTAGCAGGTGATGTTGGTTGGTTTGGTAACGGAAGCAGAGTTATTGTAACAACTAGAAATAGAAAATTGATAGAGAATAATGATGCAATATATGAAGTGCCTACACTACCTGATGATGATGCTATGCAATTGTTCAATCAACATGCTTTCAAAAAAGAAGTTCCAGATGAGTGTTTTGAGATGTTCGCGTTGGAGGTAATAAATTACGCTAAAGGCCTTCCTTTAGCCCTCAAGGTGTGGGGTTCTATGTTGCATAAGAAAGGCGTAGATAAGTGGAAAAGAATTGTAGACAAAATAAAGAAGTCTAATtcagaaatttttgaaaaactcaaaataagttATGATGGGTTGGAGCCCGGAGAGCAAAAGATATTTCTTGATATCACATGTTTCTTGCGTTGGCATGAAAGAAAAGAAGTCATGCAAATCCTTGAGAGCTATGATTCTGGAGCTGAATACATATTGGATGTCCTAATTGACAAATCCCTTGTGTTCATCTCTGAATATAATTATATTGAAATGCATGACTTGATTCAAGATATGGGCAAATATATagtgaaaatgcaaaaagattCCGGAAAACCTAGCAGAGTATGGAATGTTGAAGATTTCGAAGATGTGATGATGCACAATATG GGAACTATGGCAGTGGAAGCAATCTGGTTTACTTGTTTTGAACAACTAAACTTTGATAAAGAGgtaatgaaaaatatgaaaatgctTAGGATATTATGCATACGCAATGGATACGAATATAGTAGGATGACGGCCTCCTTCTTTTCATCTGACTCCAATTGCCATGATGGCTCCATTGAGTACCTTTCCAACAACTTGCGTTGGTTTGTCTGGTATAATTATCCTTGGCAGTTattgccaaaaaattttaatcccaAAAGGATCGTTCATGTTGATCTCCGATGGAGTTCATTGCATTATTTATGGAATGAAACAAAG CAATTGCCGTCTCTACGAAGGATAGATCTAAGGGGCTCCAAAAGCCTGAAGAGAACACCAGATTTCAAGGGTATGCCAAATTTGGAGTATTTGAATCTAGGCCAATGTACGAGTCTTGAAGAAGTTCATCCTTCCCTCAAGTATTGCAAAAAACTCATTGAGTTAAATTTGTCTCATTGTGAAAGCCTTGAGAGGTTTCCATATGTTAATGTGGAATCTCTTGAATCATTGAAGCTAGAGAACTGCTATAGTTTAGAGAAATTTCCAGAAATCCTTGGAAGTATGAAGCTGGAGTTATTTATTATTCAGCAATACGCATGTCATCTTACAGAGCTAACTCTTTTTGCTATGAAAAAACTTGTAGTACTTCCAAGCAGCATTTGTAAGTTGAAAGGTTTGCTGAAGCTAAATGTGTCGTTCTGCTTTAAACTTAAAAGCTTGCCAGAAGAGATCGGTGATTTAGAAAACTTGGAGGAGCTTCGTGCCTCACTGACTCTCATCTCACAACCTCCGTCCTCCATCGTCCGGTTGAACAAGCTTAAATTATTGGTTTTTGCAAATTACA GCAATTTAATAGATGGAGGACTTCCGGAAGACATTGGATCCTTATCCACTTTGGAAGACTTGAGTCTCGAGGGTAATTTTGAGCATTTGCCTCAAAGCATATCCGAACTTGGTGCTCTTCTATGCTTGAGCTTATCAGGCCAGAGGCTTACAAAGCTGCCAGAATTTCCAAAACAGTTAAAAACAATATATGCAGATTGGACCAATGATTCGATATGTAATTCGTTGTTTCAGAATATCTCATTATTGCAGCATGACATCTGTTCTTCACATTCCTTGTCACTAAGAGTGTTTGTGAGTTTGGGAGATCAACGTCAGGATGATATCCCAAGTTGGTTCAACTATCAGGGAATGGGTGCAAGTGTATCAGTCAACTTGCCTAAGAATTGGTATGTAAGTGATAACTTCTTGGGATTTGCTGTTTGTTATTCTGGCAAATATTATATTGATGATTGCATCACAGCTCATTTGATTCCCGTATGTGATGATGGGATGTCGTCGATGACCCAGGAATTTTCCTTATCCAACAATTCAGAATATTCTTATGAatggaatatttattttttgttggtaCCTTTCGGTAGCTTATGGGATGCATCTAATGCAAATGAAAAAACACCAAATGACTATGGGTGCATTAAGTTAGATtctattgttcatgtagatgaTTTTAGAGAAACAGATGATGATTTTGGTAAATTTGGAGTTCGTTTGTTGTATAAAAATGAATCTGAGCTTTGCATTGGGATAAGGAAGAGCAGATATGAAGAAGAGGCCAGTTGCTCCTCTTCTAAGAAACAAAGGTTACATATCAGTAATCAGCAGTGA